GGCCCGTGGATTCCGCCGGTTCAGCTTCCGCGGGTTGGATCATTGTCAGGCCGAGTGGGATCTGGTGTGCCTGACCCACAATCTGTTGAAGCTCTTCAGGCATGGGGATTGGAAACCGCGATTAGCCTAAAGAAGCCCATCGGGTCGTTCACCGTGACGGTTCCCGGGATAATAACCCGGGTTGCAAATTACGAAACAGGAAAAGCGCGTCTTCCGACAAACCAGCTAGCAGCGTGCGCAGGTTTCCCGACACGCTGCTAGTAAAAAGAAAAAAGGGGCAGCCTCAAGGCTGCCCCGTAATATCCAGGCACGGTCAATTAGTCAATTTCATTGATCCTTTCGCTCCTGCAGAAAGGAAACGGAAACGGCTCTATCCAGTGAAGCGCTCACCCCATCTGTATCGCCGTTGAAGAAGTTAGGCTGACGGTAAGTGATCGTTCCCGAATAATCGATCAACAGGCTTGTGGGTAGTGCGGTAACATTATATAGCTCCGTGACTTCAAGGTCCCTGTCGATGAGAATCTTCGCATCAATATGCCACTCTTCAAGAGACCTTGCGATCCTTGTGAGGGACCTGATGCTTGGAGTTCCTGTTTCCGAGTCCACTATGGCGATAACAACCTCCGGGTAGTGGTCGCTTACCCTCTTGAGGAAGGTCAGTTCCTGTCGTTCCGATGAACACCAGTCGGACCAGAAGCTCAGGAGAACATTTTTGCCTTCGATCCCCGAAAGGTTAAAAAAGCGCCCTGATGTTGAAAGGGAAGAAAAATCAGGTGCCGTATCGCCAACCGAGGTTCCACCAGCGAAACAGGGTGCCGCGATCATAAAACATCCAAGGACAAAGCCTGTCAGTTTCAATGTTTTCCATAAATTGAGGGTTTTTGCGATAATCA
Above is a genomic segment from bacterium containing:
- a CDS encoding redoxin domain-containing protein, producing the protein MIAAPCFAGGTSVGDTAPDFSSLSTSGRFFNLSGIEGKNVLLSFWSDWCSSERQELTFLKRVSDHYPEVVIAIVDSETGTPSIRSLTRIARSLEEWHIDAKILIDRDLEVTELYNVTALPTSLLIDYSGTITYRQPNFFNGDTDGVSASLDRAVSVSFLQERKDQ